A window of the Halostagnicola kamekurae genome harbors these coding sequences:
- a CDS encoding inorganic phosphate transporter, which yields MVAGMLVAGIAASIFVGFNIGGSSTGIAWGPAVGAGLIRKATAAGIMTFFVFLGGWTVGRNVIDTLSEGIITIEISLSAGIAILFFIGLGILLANVFGVPVPTSMTTVGAIAGLGLATNSLNYQTVVWIISWWIFAPIAGFWIGATIGRYVYPALSRRVQIENSDGPLIVLDRDGAVPRPVLGPNTTWREVATTAVVIVTGCYMAFSAGASNVPNAAAPLVSGGALTAGPAIVIATFAIGLGGFTIARRTMESVGSDLSDITLLAALIVMITAATITTALSYIGIPISLVMASVMAIVGLGWGRATRPITAREALVGETESTEIVPGALTVEDEHEELPPIGEPEPEEVLEADELFRPQAVIRYVSMWIIGPSMSTVLAYGFFLLVPGIT from the coding sequence ATGGTAGCGGGTATGCTGGTAGCGGGTATCGCTGCATCGATATTCGTGGGATTCAATATTGGCGGATCGTCAACTGGCATCGCGTGGGGGCCCGCTGTCGGTGCTGGGCTGATACGGAAGGCGACTGCGGCGGGAATCATGACGTTTTTTGTCTTTCTCGGTGGCTGGACCGTCGGTCGAAACGTGATAGATACGCTTTCTGAGGGGATAATCACAATCGAGATTTCACTTTCGGCTGGTATCGCCATCCTGTTTTTCATCGGGCTTGGCATCCTGCTCGCCAACGTTTTCGGCGTCCCCGTACCGACATCGATGACGACCGTTGGAGCGATCGCGGGGCTCGGGTTAGCGACGAACTCGCTGAACTATCAGACCGTCGTTTGGATCATCTCGTGGTGGATTTTCGCTCCTATCGCCGGCTTCTGGATCGGGGCGACGATCGGTCGATACGTCTACCCCGCGTTAAGTCGACGAGTTCAGATCGAAAACTCCGATGGGCCACTGATCGTTCTCGACCGTGATGGAGCGGTTCCACGGCCGGTTCTCGGCCCAAACACGACCTGGCGTGAAGTCGCCACCACGGCGGTAGTCATTGTCACCGGCTGTTATATGGCGTTCAGTGCCGGCGCGAGCAATGTCCCGAATGCGGCCGCACCGCTAGTGAGCGGGGGAGCGCTGACGGCGGGCCCTGCAATCGTCATCGCGACGTTCGCGATCGGTCTCGGTGGGTTCACGATCGCCCGCAGGACGATGGAATCGGTCGGAAGCGATCTCAGTGATATCACGCTTCTGGCCGCCCTGATCGTCATGATTACGGCTGCAACGATCACGACTGCGCTCTCGTACATCGGCATCCCGATCAGCCTCGTCATGGCCTCGGTCATGGCGATCGTCGGACTCGGCTGGGGGAGAGCAACCCGACCGATCACCGCTCGAGAAGCACTCGTTGGCGAGACAGAAAGTACCGAAATCGTCCCAGGAGCGCTAACGGTCGAGGACGAACACGAGGAACTGCCGCCGATCGGCGAACCAGAACCCGAAGAAGTACTCGAGGCGGACGAACTGTTCAGGCCACAGGCCGTCATCAGGTACGTTTCGATGTGGATTATCGGGCCGTCGATGTCGACGGTACTGGCGTACGGCTTCTTCCTGCTCGTTCCGGGAATTACGTGA
- a CDS encoding DUF2267 domain-containing protein translates to MNFDEFTGQVQHRLELPGTGETVRAIRATLMTLGERIPAGAAEDLAASLPMEIRWYMTGAVHEHGQRFDWKEFVSRVSEIEAADRSDAAYHARVILDLVHTQVPESDFQQLRDQLPEGSQDENWGKLFEVVDAGGWGDAEEAQTGGGPQPEDR, encoded by the coding sequence ATGAATTTCGATGAATTCACCGGACAGGTGCAACATCGCCTCGAGCTACCGGGCACGGGTGAAACGGTTCGCGCGATCAGAGCCACGCTCATGACGCTCGGAGAGCGGATTCCGGCGGGGGCGGCCGAAGATCTCGCCGCGTCGCTCCCGATGGAGATTCGCTGGTACATGACCGGTGCCGTCCACGAACACGGCCAGCGATTCGACTGGAAAGAGTTCGTTTCACGGGTGAGTGAAATCGAAGCGGCCGATCGATCGGACGCCGCCTACCACGCTCGGGTAATACTCGATCTCGTCCACACGCAGGTTCCGGAATCTGACTTTCAGCAACTCCGTGATCAACTACCGGAAGGTAGCCAGGACGAAAACTGGGGGAAGTTATTCGAAGTCGTCGACGCCGGTGGCTGGGGTGACGCAGAAGAAGCCCAGACAGGCGGCGGACCACAACCCGAGGACAGATAA
- a CDS encoding sulfatase family protein: MVNQRPNVLLIHGHDIGRYLGCYGVDIETPNVDSIATDGALFERHFATAPQCSPSRGSLMTGRIPHINGLMGLAHQNWELHDDERILPQYLSDAGYETHLFGLQHITQDTDRLEYDHVHSEGNLYPGVSPSVHQANRARNVASVVTSFLEKSAYDAPFFASVGFFECHRVEEENGRFGFDADYYRGDEPESVRPLPYLPDRRGIRHDLGEMHGMVYALDDAVGTILEALAAAGIEEETLVIFTTEHGIAFPRAKGTCYDAGLEAALVIRYPGVVDAGVRYEDLMSNIDVLPTILDLVDVNRSESIGGRSVAGLIADTETGYNERERIFAEMTWHDVYNPVRAIRTGRYKYIRNFWHLPTVYLSTDIFASESGREVRETDGIPSREYEELYDLRDAPQEDDNVVREPRYQDIRRDLSKQLYEWMDETGDPLLDGPVVPGDYEEILSWPHDSS, from the coding sequence ATGGTCAACCAACGACCGAACGTTCTCCTGATCCACGGCCACGATATCGGTCGGTATCTCGGTTGTTACGGTGTGGACATCGAGACGCCGAACGTCGATTCGATAGCGACGGACGGAGCGTTGTTCGAGCGCCACTTCGCGACCGCCCCGCAGTGCTCGCCGAGTCGTGGGAGCCTCATGACCGGCCGTATACCGCACATAAACGGTCTGATGGGGCTCGCACACCAGAACTGGGAGCTTCACGACGACGAACGGATCCTCCCGCAGTATCTCAGCGACGCCGGATACGAGACGCACTTGTTCGGTCTCCAGCACATCACCCAGGATACGGATCGACTTGAATACGATCACGTTCACTCAGAGGGGAACCTGTATCCTGGCGTCTCCCCGTCGGTCCACCAGGCCAATCGAGCCCGTAACGTCGCGTCGGTCGTCACGTCGTTTCTGGAAAAATCGGCGTATGACGCCCCATTTTTCGCGTCGGTCGGCTTCTTCGAGTGCCACCGGGTCGAAGAGGAGAACGGTCGGTTCGGATTCGATGCCGACTATTACCGGGGCGACGAACCGGAATCGGTCCGTCCACTCCCGTATCTCCCGGACCGACGCGGAATTAGACACGATCTCGGAGAAATGCACGGCATGGTGTACGCCCTCGACGACGCAGTCGGGACCATCCTCGAAGCGCTTGCTGCCGCCGGTATCGAAGAGGAAACGCTCGTAATCTTCACCACAGAACACGGTATCGCGTTTCCGCGTGCGAAAGGCACATGCTACGACGCAGGACTCGAGGCCGCGCTGGTGATACGCTATCCGGGCGTTGTCGACGCCGGCGTGCGGTACGAGGACTTGATGAGCAACATCGACGTATTACCGACGATCCTCGATCTCGTGGACGTAAACCGTTCCGAGTCGATTGGCGGTCGAAGCGTTGCCGGCCTGATCGCTGATACTGAAACGGGCTACAACGAGCGGGAGCGGATCTTCGCAGAGATGACGTGGCACGACGTGTACAATCCGGTCCGTGCAATTAGGACCGGACGCTACAAATACATTCGAAACTTTTGGCATCTCCCGACAGTCTACCTGTCGACGGATATTTTCGCGAGCGAGTCCGGCCGCGAAGTTCGCGAAACGGACGGAATCCCGTCCAGAGAGTACGAAGAACTCTACGATCTCCGAGATGCTCCCCAAGAGGACGACAACGTCGTACGCGAACCTCGCTATCAAGACATCAGACGGGACCTCTCGAAGCAACTCTACGAGTGGATGGACGAAACAGGTGATCCGCTCCTCGATGGACCCGTCGTTCCGGGCGACTATGAAGAAATTTTGTCGTGGCCACACGACAGTTCATGA
- a CDS encoding ABC transporter ATP-binding protein — MNRAASRPIELDSLTKYYGDVRGVEDLTFGVDRGEIFGFLGPNGAGKSTAIRLLLGLLKPTDGTASLFGASISERNELRTVKARLGYLPSDVTFYSRVTGREVLDHFGRLRGEKRREELLERFPVPLDRPVATYSSGNEQKLAIVAAFMHEPDLAIMDEPTSGLDPLVQNEFYELLDARRDAGRTSFFSSHILSEVRRVCDRVGIIRNGRLIELDTVDNLLSEGGTVVTVRLAEEPPADALEFPGVATVDRLNGEYRFVLAREFDALIDRLGEYTVLDLSVREASIEDVFMHFYGETDDRDGDAADTPTSDGG, encoded by the coding sequence GTGAACCGCGCCGCGTCACGGCCGATCGAACTCGACTCGTTGACGAAGTATTACGGCGACGTTCGCGGCGTTGAGGACCTCACGTTCGGCGTCGACCGGGGCGAGATATTCGGCTTTCTCGGTCCGAACGGCGCGGGCAAGTCGACGGCGATTCGGCTCCTTCTCGGTCTGTTGAAGCCGACCGACGGGACGGCGTCCCTGTTCGGAGCCAGCATATCGGAACGAAACGAACTGCGCACCGTCAAAGCACGTCTCGGCTATCTCCCGAGCGACGTGACGTTTTACAGTCGCGTGACGGGGCGGGAGGTGCTCGATCACTTCGGTCGGCTACGTGGGGAAAAGCGCCGCGAGGAACTCCTCGAGCGGTTCCCCGTTCCGCTCGATCGGCCCGTGGCGACCTACTCGAGCGGCAACGAGCAGAAACTCGCCATCGTCGCGGCGTTCATGCACGAACCCGACCTGGCGATCATGGACGAACCGACCTCAGGACTGGACCCGCTCGTCCAGAACGAGTTCTACGAACTGCTCGACGCTCGACGGGACGCCGGCCGGACGAGTTTCTTCTCCTCGCACATCCTGAGCGAGGTTCGTCGCGTCTGCGACCGCGTCGGGATTATCAGAAACGGTCGGCTGATCGAACTCGACACCGTCGACAACCTGCTCTCCGAGGGGGGGACCGTCGTCACCGTCCGACTCGCCGAGGAGCCACCGGCCGACGCGCTCGAGTTCCCCGGCGTCGCGACGGTCGATCGGCTGAACGGCGAGTACCGGTTCGTCCTCGCGCGGGAGTTCGACGCCCTGATCGATCGGCTGGGCGAGTACACGGTCCTCGATCTGTCGGTCCGCGAGGCGTCCATCGAGGACGTCTTCATGCACTTCTACGGGGAAACGGACGACCGCGACGGCGACGCGGCCGACACGCCGACGAGCGACGGCGGTTGA
- a CDS encoding universal stress protein — protein MGAGRWEGINDIFFAEDAFERSKDIASDVITAADEIAREYDREIVAETEIGGTAEAIVSYAEDHDIDHLILGSHGQRGLTRFFLGSVAQYVAKRSPTSVALIRGDDADEDPSSSDDT, from the coding sequence GTGGGAGCGGGCCGGTGGGAGGGGATCAACGACATTTTCTTCGCGGAGGACGCGTTCGAGCGATCCAAGGATATCGCATCTGACGTGATTACTGCAGCGGACGAGATCGCACGCGAGTACGACCGAGAGATAGTCGCGGAAACGGAAATCGGCGGGACCGCGGAAGCGATCGTTTCCTATGCTGAGGACCACGATATCGACCACCTCATCCTCGGCAGTCATGGGCAACGGGGTCTCACGCGATTCTTCCTCGGAAGCGTCGCTCAGTACGTCGCCAAGCGGTCGCCCACTTCTGTCGCCCTCATTCGGGGCGACGACGCCGACGAAGACCCGTCGAGTTCCGACGACACCTAA
- a CDS encoding COG1361 S-layer family protein: MRGSATRRSGRSRALRTTGVFLLTCGLLLGAVAVMGPVGAQTGTPTQIESQNQTSADGQGGAPTEDGLVSPPVGVQNETVLPPSAENDTPSSGSPQAAPEANTQIVQGPEGAVTVAVAENESIRAGTSGSIELEVTNDGDRSATDIVVSLQASDGAIAFGPLATPRPTRSIAVEDLSPDEAATVGVDVVATRVDPGTYPLFATAQYRVDADSREIDRQNVSAPAESDQIVETSGPTMLEVEITDAPSFDVTPVGDGVPIDGERSYAVRIENVDDERVTGVTATIEAGPPLSSESPTAYVGALEGGESETVRFGLESSSDAVETTTSVALSLSYDAGSGERASADPVQVPVAIVEEDDDADVDSVGPFIAVGLVLVLAAIWWVRRR; the protein is encoded by the coding sequence ATGCGGGGGTCTGCGACGAGACGGAGCGGGCGGTCTCGAGCGCTCCGAACGACGGGCGTGTTTTTGCTTACCTGCGGACTCCTCCTCGGCGCCGTCGCTGTGATGGGTCCGGTCGGAGCGCAGACGGGGACGCCGACACAGATCGAATCACAAAATCAGACGTCGGCGGACGGACAAGGAGGGGCTCCGACAGAAGATGGCCTCGTATCGCCCCCTGTGGGGGTTCAAAACGAGACCGTGCTCCCGCCGTCAGCCGAGAATGACACGCCCTCGTCCGGGTCGCCACAGGCCGCCCCCGAGGCGAATACGCAGATTGTGCAGGGTCCCGAAGGAGCCGTCACCGTGGCCGTCGCGGAGAACGAATCGATCCGCGCCGGGACGAGTGGCTCGATCGAACTCGAGGTAACGAACGACGGCGACCGATCGGCGACCGATATCGTGGTGTCGCTCCAAGCGTCCGACGGAGCCATCGCGTTCGGACCGCTCGCCACGCCCCGACCGACTCGATCGATCGCGGTCGAGGATCTCTCGCCGGACGAGGCGGCGACCGTCGGCGTCGATGTCGTCGCGACGAGGGTCGATCCCGGAACGTACCCGCTGTTCGCCACCGCGCAGTATCGCGTCGATGCCGACTCGAGAGAAATCGATAGACAGAACGTCAGTGCGCCCGCCGAATCGGACCAAATCGTCGAGACGAGTGGGCCGACGATGCTTGAGGTCGAGATCACCGACGCCCCGTCGTTCGACGTGACTCCCGTCGGCGACGGCGTCCCGATCGATGGAGAGCGGAGTTACGCGGTCCGAATCGAGAACGTCGACGACGAACGGGTGACGGGCGTTACGGCCACCATCGAGGCCGGCCCGCCCCTATCGAGCGAGTCGCCGACGGCGTACGTCGGAGCGCTCGAGGGCGGCGAGTCGGAAACGGTTCGATTCGGTCTCGAGTCGTCCTCGGACGCCGTTGAGACGACGACCAGCGTCGCGCTCTCGCTCTCCTACGACGCCGGATCCGGCGAGCGAGCGAGCGCGGATCCCGTCCAGGTACCGGTTGCGATCGTCGAGGAGGACGACGACGCGGACGTCGATTCCGTCGGGCCGTTCATCGCCGTCGGGCTCGTTCTCGTGCTCGCGGCGATCTGGTGGGTCCGTCGGCGCTGA
- a CDS encoding dodecin family protein has protein sequence MTAVKIIRVMGTSEESWEDAAHEAFREASQTVDDISGINVERWTATVEDDEIVEYKVTTEIAFPVEY, from the coding sequence ATGACAGCAGTCAAAATCATTCGCGTGATGGGAACGTCAGAAGAATCCTGGGAAGACGCCGCTCACGAAGCGTTCCGCGAAGCGAGCCAGACGGTCGACGACATCTCCGGAATCAACGTCGAGCGCTGGACGGCTACCGTCGAAGATGACGAGATTGTCGAGTACAAAGTCACGACCGAGATCGCGTTCCCAGTCGAGTACTGA
- a CDS encoding universal stress protein, with translation MGIHVLVPLDGSPQSWAAFDHAVATYDEGTITALHVVNPMAGVYGDYEGGGYYDAQAYDRAVERGEGFLERARTRAEDADILETTVLETTVETGPPARTIVQYIDENDVDHVVMGSHGRSGVARVLLGSVAESVTRRASVPVTVVR, from the coding sequence ATGGGAATACACGTACTCGTCCCACTCGACGGGTCGCCACAATCGTGGGCCGCGTTCGACCACGCAGTTGCGACGTACGACGAGGGGACGATCACGGCGCTCCACGTCGTCAACCCGATGGCCGGCGTCTACGGAGATTACGAGGGCGGCGGTTACTACGATGCGCAGGCCTACGACCGGGCCGTCGAACGCGGCGAAGGATTTCTCGAACGAGCACGTACTCGAGCCGAAGATGCAGATATTCTCGAGACGACAGTTTTAGAGACGACGGTCGAAACGGGTCCGCCTGCTCGAACGATCGTACAATATATCGACGAGAACGATGTCGACCACGTCGTCATGGGAAGTCACGGTCGATCCGGCGTGGCACGGGTATTGCTCGGCAGCGTTGCTGAGTCCGTCACACGACGAGCGTCGGTCCCGGTAACGGTCGTTCGCTAG